Proteins from a genomic interval of Garra rufa chromosome 4, GarRuf1.0, whole genome shotgun sequence:
- the LOC141332965 gene encoding zona pellucida sperm-binding protein 4-like — MGFPAQNPQALMFQPSDHRFKQSVQQQSAQQVPQKFQLQQPVKAEPVDKCAVADYEQIQCGQPGISGAECEAINCCFNGQQCYYGKAVTVQCIRDGQFVVVVARDVTLPRLSLDSVRLVGGSEPPCAPVDSTPFFAIYQFPVTACGTSMMEDSGYVVYENRMTSSYEVGVGPFGSITRDSHFELLFQCRYSGTAVEALVVEVNSVPAPPPVAAPGPLRVELRLANGQCVTKGCAEGDEAYTSYYGAADYPVTKVLREPVYVEVRILERTDPNLVLMLGRCWATSTPSPLSLPQWDLLIDGCPYYDDRYLTALVPVTRASGLQFPTHYKRFVVKMFTFVDPASLAPLQETIFIHCSTAVCHPSSGSCEQSCGRKRREVAVRTSTIGQTVSSGEVRLVV; from the exons ATGGGTTTTCCAGCTCAGAATCCTCAAGCTCTGATGTTCCAGCCGTCTGACCATCGGTTTAAACAGTCAGTTCAACAACAATCTGCTCAGCAGGTTCCTCAGAAGTTTCAGCTTCAGCAGCCAGTGAAGGCCGAGCCTGTTGACAAATGTGCTGTAGCTGATTATGAGCAGATCCAATGTGGACAACCTGGTATCAGTGGTGCTGAGTGTGAGGCTATCAACTGCTGCTTTAACGGACAACAGTGTTACTATGGGAAAGCAG TGACTGTCCAGTGTATTAGAGATGGTCAGTTTGTGGTAGTGGTGGCTAGAGATGTTACGCTGCCTCGACTGAGTCTGGATTCGGTCCGTCTAGTGGGTGGAAGTGAACCACCTTGCGCTCCTGTGGACTCTACACCTTTCTTTGCTATATACCAGTTCCCTGTCACCGCATGTGGCACGAGTATGATG GAGGACAGTGGATATGTGGTGTATGAAAACAGAATGACCTCCTCGTATGAAGTAGGCGTTGGTCCGTTTGGTTCCATCACGAGAGACAGCCATTTTGA GCTTCTCTTCCAGTGTAGGTACTCTGGTACTGCTGTGGAAGCTCTGGTTGTGGAGGTCAACAGTGTTCCTGCACCTCCACCAGTAGCTGCTCCTGGACCCCTCAGAGTGGAGCTTAGACTGGCCAATGGCCAATGTGTCACCAAAGGTTGCGCAGAAG GGGATGAGGCCTACACGTCCTACTACGGTGCTGCTGATTATCCCGTCACAAAAGTCCTGCGAGAGCCTGTGTATGTTGAGGTGCGCATTCTGGAGAGGACTGACCCCAACCTTGTCCTGATGCTGGGACGTTGTTGGGCGACATCAACCCCCAGTCCACTCAGTCTACCCCAGTGGGATCTTCTGATTGATGG ATGCCCTTACTATGATGACCGTTACCTGACCGCACTGGTTCCAGTGACTAGAGCGTCTGGTCTTCAGTTCCCAACCCACTACAAGCGCTTCGTTGTCAAGATGTTCACGTTTGTTGATCCAGCATCACTGGCTCCTCTGCAGGAAACC ATCTTCATCCATTGCAGTACAGCTGTGTGCCATCCCTCTTCTGGCTCCTGTGAGCAAAGCTGTGGCAGGAAGA GAAGAGAGGTTGCTGTGAGGACCTCCACTATTGGACAAACTGTTTCCAGTGGAGAAGTGAGATTggttgtatga